In Solanum stenotomum isolate F172 chromosome 6, ASM1918654v1, whole genome shotgun sequence, one DNA window encodes the following:
- the LOC125867517 gene encoding uncharacterized protein LOC125867517 translates to MGGKGKKRREKNYRAAHGGTSRLPPPPNTSSIDAIPSKLRQIMAFSGDGKGSSDNADRKKGDSGGSANGKRIHSEDQVQAKNAGNKRKDDKSSLSDVGAEEAHQKRNKKRKRKEVKDLRFDTAELGITSSKRKERKKQRLADMKKKHKKGNTDEHMDFPGREEIKFGEVVEAPPKLAVPKAFKNNAHDASKERLRLQAVEAYRQRKGWTSRLGLQISPPITETPLV, encoded by the exons atgGGAGGTAAagggaagaagagaagagagaagaattACAGAGCAGCTCATGGAGGCACTTCTAGACTTCCTCCCCCACCCAACACCTCTTCTATTGATGCCATTCCCTCTAAGCTTCGTCAAATTATGGCCTTTTCAG ggGATGGGAAAGGTTCATCGGATAATGCAGACAGGAAGAAAGGAGATAGTGGTGGTAGTGCTAATGGCAAG AGAATACATTCAgaagatcaagttcaagctaAAAATGCAGGTAACAAACGGAAAGACGACAAAAGCAGTTTGAGTGATGTTGGAGCAGAAGAAGCACATcagaagagaaataaaaagagaaaaagaaaggaagtgaAGGACCTTCGGTTTGATACAGCTGAACTGGGCATTACTAGTTCAAAGAGAAAGGAGCGAAAGAAACA GCGTTTGGCAGATATGAAAAAGAAACACAAAAAGGGCAATACTGATGAACACATGGATTTTCCTGGTCGTGAGGAAATAAAATTTGGTGAAGTCGTTGAAGCTCCACCCAAGCTTGCAGTCCCAAAG GCATTCAAGAATAATGCACATGATGCTTCAAAAGAAAGACTTCGATTGCAAGCAGTTGAGGCCTATAGGCAGCGGAAAGGATGGACATCAAGACTGGGCCTTCAGATTTCTCCACCAATCACCGAGACTCCATTGGTATAG